A section of the Chitinivibrionales bacterium genome encodes:
- a CDS encoding MBL fold metallo-hydrolase: MRFCMLRSGSSGNCTFLEHGGTKILLDAGGMSMRGMAAVLAEINERFADINALVVTHLHSDHLNQNSLVLCRDHGVPLHIHESNVHALADMTNKHRIAGLAVRPFACARFTVGGIVFSPFVVGHDARETTCGFTFWAKESPLSRIAFATDLGCFPDDLVPHFADCECIVLESNHDTGLLWDNPRRPYFHKVRVASDEGHLSNEQAAQALVKIYAASKRPPRTIVLSHLSADHNSPEMAIGHVAERLREHGIPANLLAAYRDKRMEFIRFG; this comes from the coding sequence ATGAGGTTCTGCATGCTGCGCAGCGGCTCCAGCGGCAACTGCACGTTTCTGGAGCACGGGGGCACGAAGATCCTGCTCGACGCGGGCGGCATGAGCATGCGCGGCATGGCGGCGGTCCTCGCGGAAATCAACGAGCGCTTCGCCGACATCAACGCCCTGGTGGTGACGCACCTGCACAGCGACCACCTCAACCAGAATTCGCTGGTGCTGTGCCGGGACCACGGCGTGCCGCTTCACATTCACGAATCCAACGTACACGCCCTCGCGGACATGACGAATAAACACCGCATTGCCGGCCTTGCCGTGCGCCCCTTCGCCTGCGCCCGTTTCACGGTGGGCGGCATCGTGTTCTCCCCCTTCGTGGTGGGCCACGACGCCAGGGAGACCACCTGCGGGTTCACGTTCTGGGCCAAGGAATCCCCTCTGTCAAGGATCGCGTTCGCCACGGACCTCGGGTGCTTTCCCGACGACCTCGTCCCTCACTTTGCCGACTGCGAATGCATCGTGCTCGAATCCAACCATGACACGGGCCTGCTCTGGGACAACCCGCGGCGGCCGTACTTCCACAAGGTGCGGGTGGCCTCCGACGAGGGCCATCTTTCCAACGAGCAGGCGGCGCAGGCGCTTGTCAAGATTTACGCCGCGTCAAAACGGCCGCCGCGCACTATCGTGCTGTCGCACCTGAGCGCCGACCACAATTCGCCTGAAATGGCGATAGGGCATGTGGCTGAAAGACTAAGAGAACATGGAATACCTGCAAATTTACTGGCAGCTTATAGGGATAAAAGGATGGAGTTTATAAGATTCGGATAA
- a CDS encoding response regulator, which translates to MKKPVPKPFPHPIAPDLCRDILDNIPESAIILDDKLAIEWANRAALTERGLPLEEMRGRHCYEVWHSRSSPCGACAAQEVFSTGVSRTATVTFPNGMERQVRHIPMRDAGGGVGRAIEIILDTTIQEWRTDLYFDQNRYSAARAEIWRAAADKTLDKEELIRRLLGILGQFFNVSRVGYYEAAADGSGTACTVQWCAPGLESYLGQKFPIALVKGIREGAGADVTRLTRSNIPAEFRGTLLSHFETYGIRSALLVLFRQEPFSFFSFSDCVRERAWDDTETALVLEMMKIVALRVDQIKTEQEKAALEGQLRHTQTLEAIGQLAGGVAHDFNNILGAISGYAEMIRQKFAAGNPKLEKYATAILSGSRKAAELTAQLLAFGKRGKIQKTSLNVHQVLSHVSLLLQHTLEEKVTLVLDLKAENPYFTGDPTQMQNVFLNLALNGRDAMPEGGTLTLATRDTGADGLLLASHPGAGAGPYIAVCVSDTGVGMDEATKAKLFEPFFTTKDVGKGSGLGLASVYGSVKSHNGYVCVESALDRGTSFTVYLPSDASAPARHRESETEGVLSGSGTIAVIDNDEAIRIISREMLTAAGYTVSEFEGGKQAIEYYRGHAGDVDLFIIDMIMEGINGRECFRELKKINPGVKAILSSGYSYEGDKQEIFSEGICGVLQKPFDSARITQAVADALKGAHS; encoded by the coding sequence ATGAAAAAACCAGTTCCAAAACCTTTCCCCCACCCCATCGCCCCCGACCTTTGCCGCGACATCCTCGACAACATCCCCGAGAGCGCCATCATCCTCGACGACAAGCTCGCGATCGAATGGGCGAACCGCGCGGCGCTCACGGAGCGCGGCCTGCCGCTCGAGGAGATGCGGGGCAGGCACTGCTACGAGGTGTGGCATTCCCGCTCGTCGCCCTGCGGCGCCTGCGCCGCGCAGGAGGTTTTTTCAACCGGCGTTTCCCGGACCGCGACCGTCACCTTTCCCAACGGCATGGAGCGGCAGGTGCGCCATATCCCGATGCGGGACGCCGGCGGCGGGGTCGGCCGGGCAATCGAAATCATCCTCGACACTACGATCCAGGAATGGCGCACCGACCTCTACTTCGACCAGAACCGCTACAGCGCGGCGCGGGCCGAGATCTGGAGGGCCGCGGCGGACAAGACTCTTGACAAAGAGGAACTCATCCGCCGGCTCCTCGGCATCCTGGGACAGTTTTTCAATGTGAGCCGCGTGGGATACTACGAGGCCGCGGCCGACGGCAGCGGCACGGCATGCACGGTACAGTGGTGCGCGCCGGGCCTCGAAAGCTACCTCGGCCAGAAATTCCCGATAGCGCTTGTCAAAGGCATCCGCGAAGGCGCCGGCGCCGACGTCACAAGGCTTACCAGGAGCAACATCCCCGCCGAATTCCGCGGGACGCTTCTTTCCCATTTCGAAACCTACGGCATACGGTCGGCGCTGCTCGTGCTGTTCAGGCAAGAGCCGTTTTCGTTCTTTTCGTTTTCCGACTGCGTGCGCGAGCGCGCATGGGACGACACCGAAACCGCGCTCGTCCTCGAGATGATGAAAATCGTCGCGCTGCGCGTGGACCAGATAAAAACCGAGCAGGAAAAGGCCGCGCTCGAAGGACAGCTCCGCCACACGCAGACGCTCGAGGCCATCGGCCAGCTGGCTGGAGGCGTGGCGCACGATTTCAACAACATCCTCGGCGCCATCTCCGGTTATGCGGAAATGATACGCCAGAAATTTGCGGCCGGCAATCCCAAGCTCGAGAAATACGCCACCGCCATCCTGTCAGGCTCGCGCAAGGCGGCAGAGCTCACTGCCCAGCTCCTCGCCTTTGGTAAAAGGGGCAAGATCCAGAAAACAAGCCTTAACGTCCACCAGGTGCTTTCTCACGTGTCGCTCCTGCTGCAGCACACGCTTGAGGAAAAGGTGACGCTCGTGCTCGACCTGAAGGCAGAGAACCCCTATTTCACCGGCGACCCCACACAGATGCAGAATGTTTTTCTCAATTTGGCGCTGAACGGACGCGATGCCATGCCCGAGGGCGGAACACTCACCTTGGCAACGCGAGACACCGGCGCCGACGGCCTGCTCCTTGCGTCGCACCCAGGTGCCGGCGCTGGCCCCTATATCGCGGTCTGCGTCAGCGATACGGGCGTGGGAATGGACGAAGCGACAAAAGCGAAGCTGTTCGAGCCTTTTTTCACCACCAAGGACGTGGGCAAGGGGTCGGGCCTCGGGCTCGCCAGTGTTTACGGTTCTGTCAAGAGCCACAACGGGTATGTGTGCGTGGAATCCGCGTTGGACCGGGGAACGTCGTTCACGGTGTATCTTCCGTCCGACGCAAGCGCTCCGGCGCGGCACCGGGAGAGCGAAACGGAAGGCGTTCTCAGCGGGAGCGGCACGATCGCCGTGATTGACAATGACGAAGCCATCCGCATCATCAGCAGGGAAATGCTCACCGCCGCCGGATACACGGTGAGCGAATTCGAGGGCGGGAAACAGGCCATCGAGTATTACCGCGGCCATGCCGGCGATGTGGACCTTTTCATCATCGACATGATCATGGAGGGCATCAACGGCAGGGAATGCTTCAGGGAACTCAAGAAGATCAATCCCGGCGTTAAGGCCATTCTTTCGAGCGGCTACAGCTACGAGGGCGACAAGCAGGAGATTTTTTCCGAGGGCATCTGCGGCGTGCTCCAGAAGCCGTTCGACAGCGCGCGGATCACGCAGGCGGTCGCCGACGCGCTGAAAGGGGCGCACTCATGA